Proteins encoded together in one Caldicellulosiruptor saccharolyticus DSM 8903 window:
- the tilS gene encoding tRNA lysidine(34) synthetase TilS: MDFLERVRWTIEKHNMLKKGDKVLIGCSGGIDSMVLLDCIYRLKDEYELDITVAHLNHMLRQEAIEDELFVIDTCKRYNIKCITRSIDVRKIKEERKLSEEEAGRLARYNFFYELVNSLGLSKILLGHNKNDVVETFFLNLFRGSGLDGLASIPPVRDIVARPLIYMSREEIEEYAEENGIKYVIDKTNFSSKYKRNVVRNQILPVIREKFGDGVIDTIFRTINLIRDENLQINELIDDIFKRCVKKEDIYYVLDINPVTALPPFLQRRLVKRTFKEFDRPISLEIVEDVLKLFSLPSGKKKVFDDLIVERQNDAIVFYKKAEEKTFCFEIPLKEEYDIRYRNFEFKFKVTNEKEKEDSIYIDAEQIVDGKLFFRTRKDGDFIQLKVGKKKLKEWFIDKKIPKRWRDNIPLLTKDSEVIVIFDIYSNAVTINQKYKVKPQTKQFLKIKFTKLEGV, from the coding sequence GTGGACTTTTTAGAAAGGGTAAGATGGACAATTGAAAAACATAATATGCTCAAAAAAGGAGACAAGGTTTTAATTGGCTGTTCTGGTGGAATTGATTCAATGGTTCTTTTGGATTGTATTTACAGATTAAAGGATGAGTATGAACTTGATATTACCGTTGCGCACCTTAACCATATGCTAAGACAAGAGGCAATAGAGGATGAACTATTTGTAATTGATACTTGTAAGAGGTATAATATTAAATGTATAACAAGGTCAATTGATGTTAGAAAGATCAAAGAAGAACGAAAACTTTCGGAAGAAGAAGCAGGAAGACTTGCAAGGTACAATTTTTTTTATGAACTTGTAAATAGTTTAGGACTCAGCAAGATTTTATTAGGACATAATAAAAATGATGTTGTTGAAACCTTCTTTTTGAATCTATTCAGAGGAAGCGGACTTGATGGTCTTGCATCAATCCCGCCTGTGCGCGATATTGTTGCAAGACCACTTATATATATGTCAAGAGAAGAGATCGAAGAGTATGCGGAAGAAAATGGCATAAAGTATGTCATAGATAAGACAAACTTTTCTTCAAAGTATAAGCGAAATGTCGTAAGAAACCAGATTTTACCGGTTATAAGAGAAAAATTTGGGGATGGAGTAATTGATACTATTTTCAGGACAATAAATCTGATAAGAGATGAAAATCTACAGATAAATGAACTTATTGATGACATTTTCAAAAGGTGCGTCAAGAAAGAAGATATTTATTATGTCCTTGACATAAACCCTGTAACCGCCTTACCACCTTTTTTGCAGAGAAGACTTGTAAAAAGAACTTTCAAAGAGTTTGACAGACCAATTTCACTTGAGATAGTTGAAGATGTACTAAAGCTTTTTTCACTTCCTTCTGGCAAAAAGAAAGTATTTGATGATTTGATTGTTGAGAGGCAAAATGACGCTATTGTGTTTTACAAGAAGGCAGAGGAGAAAACCTTTTGCTTTGAAATTCCATTAAAAGAGGAGTATGATATAAGATATAGAAATTTTGAATTCAAATTTAAAGTTACAAATGAAAAGGAAAAAGAAGATAGCATTTATATTGATGCTGAACAAATAGTGGATGGAAAACTATTTTTCAGAACAAGAAAAGATGGTGATTTTATACAGCTAAAAGTGGGTAAGAAAAAACTAAAAGAATGGTTTATTGATAAAAAGATTCCTAAGCGGTGGCGAGATAATATTCCGCTTCTTACCAAGGACAGTGAAGTTATTGTCATATTTGATATATATTCAAATGCAGTAACAATAAATCAAAAATATAAAGTAAAACCACAAACAAAGCAATTTTTAAAGATAAAATTCACAAAACTGGAAGGAGTTTGA
- the mazG gene encoding nucleoside triphosphate pyrophosphohydrolase — protein MRANFEELVKIMDILREKCPWDRQQTHKSLKKYLIEETYEVIEAIDENDYSKLKEELGDLLLQVVFHAKIAQEKGAFDIYEVIYDICQKMKKRHTHVFGEDNFKTADEVLQNWDRIKSKEKEIKTVSEAMQSIPKHLPALMRSYKVQEKAAKVGFDWEDYKDALKKVYEELGEFEESLSKYSAQDKLEEELGDVLFAVVNVARFFNIDPEEALSKTIQKFITRFSYVEEQAEKQGKKLNEMTLKDMDKFWEEAKKI, from the coding sequence ATGAGAGCAAACTTTGAAGAACTGGTCAAAATAATGGACATTCTTCGTGAGAAGTGTCCATGGGATAGACAGCAGACGCATAAAAGCCTAAAAAAATACCTGATTGAAGAGACATATGAGGTTATTGAGGCGATAGATGAAAATGACTACAGTAAACTTAAAGAAGAGTTGGGAGATTTGCTTTTGCAGGTTGTCTTCCACGCAAAGATAGCTCAGGAAAAAGGCGCTTTTGATATTTACGAGGTAATCTATGATATATGCCAAAAAATGAAAAAAAGACACACTCATGTGTTTGGAGAAGATAATTTTAAAACTGCCGATGAGGTTTTGCAAAATTGGGACAGAATAAAAAGTAAAGAGAAAGAAATCAAAACAGTGAGTGAGGCAATGCAAAGTATTCCAAAACACCTTCCTGCTCTTATGCGAAGCTATAAAGTTCAAGAGAAGGCAGCGAAAGTTGGTTTTGACTGGGAAGATTACAAAGATGCTTTAAAAAAGGTATATGAGGAACTTGGCGAATTTGAGGAGAGTTTGTCAAAATATAGCGCTCAGGATAAGTTGGAAGAGGAGCTGGGGGATGTTCTTTTTGCAGTTGTAAATGTTGCAAGGTTTTTTAACATAGATCCTGAAGAAGCACTGTCCAAAACAATACAAAAGTTTATAACCAGATTCTCTTATGTAGAGGAACAAGCAGAAAAACAAGGTAAAAAATTGAATGAGATGACGTTAAAAGATATGGACAAATTTTGGGAAGAGGCAAAAAAAATTTAA
- a CDS encoding peptidylprolyl isomerase encodes MTQKTKIAIFASVVVVLLIILIAVTPEIVKYIDENRAVAIVNGEKITKKEFSINYKSQIDYYGLDKAFLAQKVGSKTYEEQIKENVLDGLIVRQIELQQAKKRNIILTAQEKKAIEDQINQYKNDPQNGLQFKQYLQTIGATEDEYKDQIIKSQIVSKLFNELTKNQTASMFEIESYYNSHKTDYIKVKASHILFKVSDSKEETTKKKKAEEVLQMIKNGQNFEKLAKKYSEDENTKQKGGDLGYFRKGEMVKEFEDVAFSLGIGEISGIVKTSYGFHIIKVTDRKQLALNDVKDEIKSTIETQKKQQYFQSLIEKWKKEAKIKKFENVLKSVSI; translated from the coding sequence ATGACCCAAAAAACAAAGATTGCGATTTTTGCCTCTGTGGTTGTTGTGCTACTAATAATCCTCATTGCTGTGACTCCAGAGATAGTGAAGTACATTGATGAAAACAGAGCTGTTGCCATTGTAAATGGGGAGAAAATTACAAAAAAAGAGTTTTCTATCAACTACAAATCTCAAATTGATTACTATGGACTTGACAAAGCTTTTTTGGCACAGAAGGTTGGCAGCAAGACTTATGAGGAGCAGATAAAGGAGAATGTACTCGATGGTCTTATTGTAAGACAGATAGAACTTCAGCAAGCTAAAAAGAGAAATATCATATTAACTGCTCAGGAGAAAAAGGCAATAGAAGACCAGATTAACCAGTACAAAAATGACCCACAAAACGGACTGCAGTTTAAACAATATCTTCAAACCATTGGCGCAACAGAAGATGAGTACAAAGACCAGATTATAAAATCCCAGATTGTTTCAAAGCTTTTTAATGAGCTAACAAAAAATCAAACAGCCTCTATGTTTGAGATAGAAAGCTACTATAATTCACATAAGACTGATTATATCAAGGTAAAGGCAAGTCATATTCTATTTAAAGTTTCAGACTCAAAGGAGGAAACTACAAAAAAGAAAAAAGCAGAAGAAGTTTTGCAGATGATTAAAAATGGCCAGAACTTTGAAAAACTTGCTAAAAAGTATTCTGAGGATGAGAATACAAAACAAAAAGGAGGAGACCTTGGGTATTTTAGAAAAGGTGAGATGGTAAAAGAATTCGAAGATGTGGCATTTTCTCTTGGCATTGGCGAGATAAGTGGAATTGTCAAAACAAGCTATGGGTTTCACATTATAAAGGTGACAGATAGAAAACAGCTTGCTTTGAACGATGTAAAGGACGAGATAAAATCAACAATAGAAACTCAGAAAAAACAACAATATTTCCAAAGCTTGATTGAAAAGTGGAAAAAAGAAGCAAAGATAAAGAAGTTTGAGAATGTTCTAAAGAGCGTTTCTATATAA
- a CDS encoding HU family DNA-binding protein, giving the protein MNKTDLISAMAEKSGLTKKDAEKALNAFVDAVTEALSKGEKVQLVGFGSFEVRERAERVGRNPQTQEEIKIPATKVPVFKAGKMLKDAVAK; this is encoded by the coding sequence ATGAACAAAACAGATTTAATATCGGCAATGGCAGAGAAGAGTGGGCTTACCAAAAAGGACGCAGAAAAGGCACTCAATGCGTTTGTAGATGCTGTTACAGAGGCACTCTCTAAGGGGGAAAAGGTTCAGCTTGTCGGATTTGGTTCATTTGAAGTAAGAGAAAGGGCAGAGAGAGTTGGAAGAAACCCACAGACACAGGAAGAGATTAAGATTCCAGCAACTAAGGTTCCTGTATTCAAAGCAGGCAAGATGTTAAAAGACGCTGTTGCAAAGTAA
- the ftsH gene encoding ATP-dependent zinc metalloprotease FtsH, giving the protein MRNLFKTATIYILIALVILLLVDILSGGLSYNQLWNMSEKRNVIYSELINDINDGKVSRIILSYNNVSGQYKDGTKFDNVFVPSPDKFLDQIQPAIESKQIEIVTKEPPQVPWWLSTFLPMLIFAGLMIFVWIFMLQQTQGGGSKIMSFTKSRAKTIQDLKKKVTFADVAGADEEKEELKEVIDFLKNPRKYIELGARIPKGILLVGPPGTGKTLLAKAVAGEAGVPFFSISGSDFVEMFVGVGAARVRDLFDQAKRNAPCVVFIDEIDAVGRHRGAGLGGGHDEREQTLNQLLVEMDGFGTNEGIIVMAATNRPDILDPALLRPGRFDRQIVVNIPDAKAREEILKVHARNKPLGSDVDLSQIAKITAGFTGADLENLLNEAALLAARKGKKQINMEEVQEAVAKVLMGPEKRSRVYTEKEKKLTAYHEAGHAIVRTMIPDAEPVHEVSIIPRGYAGGYTMYLPKEDKFYASKSDMMREIITLLGGRVAEKLVLEDVSTGASSDIKRATKIARDMVTKYGMSDKLGPMTFGTEQEEVFLGRDLALARNYSEEVAAEIDREIKSIIEEAYKKAEEILKQNIDKLHKVANALLEKEKLTGEEFRKLVFEDAQPQPA; this is encoded by the coding sequence TTGAGGAACTTATTCAAAACAGCAACAATTTACATTTTAATTGCTTTGGTAATTTTATTGCTGGTTGACATTTTAAGTGGTGGGCTTAGTTACAACCAGCTTTGGAATATGAGTGAAAAGAGAAACGTCATTTACTCAGAGTTAATAAATGACATCAATGATGGAAAAGTCTCACGGATAATACTTAGCTATAACAATGTCTCTGGACAGTATAAGGATGGAACAAAGTTTGACAATGTATTTGTGCCGTCACCTGACAAGTTTTTAGACCAAATACAGCCAGCAATTGAATCAAAGCAGATAGAGATTGTGACAAAAGAACCTCCTCAGGTTCCATGGTGGCTATCAACATTTTTACCAATGTTGATTTTTGCAGGACTTATGATTTTTGTATGGATTTTTATGCTCCAGCAGACACAAGGCGGCGGCAGTAAAATAATGTCTTTTACAAAGTCAAGAGCAAAGACCATTCAGGACTTAAAAAAGAAAGTGACATTTGCTGATGTTGCAGGTGCTGATGAAGAAAAGGAAGAGTTAAAAGAGGTTATAGATTTTCTCAAAAACCCGAGGAAGTATATAGAGCTTGGCGCAAGGATTCCAAAAGGTATTTTACTTGTTGGACCACCTGGCACAGGTAAGACGCTTTTAGCAAAGGCTGTTGCGGGCGAGGCAGGTGTTCCGTTTTTCAGCATATCTGGTTCTGACTTTGTTGAGATGTTTGTTGGTGTTGGTGCTGCAAGGGTAAGAGACTTATTTGACCAGGCAAAGAGAAATGCACCTTGTGTTGTATTTATAGATGAGATAGACGCAGTTGGTCGTCACAGAGGAGCAGGGCTTGGCGGAGGCCATGACGAAAGAGAGCAAACCTTAAACCAGCTTCTTGTTGAGATGGATGGTTTTGGAACAAATGAGGGAATAATTGTCATGGCAGCAACAAACAGACCCGACATCTTAGACCCTGCGCTTTTGCGACCTGGTAGATTTGACAGGCAGATTGTTGTAAACATTCCAGATGCAAAGGCAAGAGAGGAGATTTTAAAGGTCCACGCGAGAAACAAACCACTCGGGTCTGATGTTGACCTTTCTCAAATAGCAAAGATAACAGCAGGGTTTACAGGTGCAGACCTTGAGAACCTTTTAAATGAAGCTGCGCTTTTGGCTGCGCGAAAAGGCAAAAAACAAATCAACATGGAAGAAGTTCAAGAGGCTGTTGCAAAGGTTTTGATGGGACCAGAGAAGAGAAGCAGAGTGTATACAGAAAAGGAAAAGAAACTTACAGCGTACCATGAAGCAGGCCATGCGATTGTAAGAACCATGATTCCTGATGCAGAACCTGTTCATGAAGTTTCAATTATACCACGAGGATATGCTGGTGGGTATACAATGTATCTGCCAAAAGAGGATAAGTTTTATGCCTCAAAGTCTGATATGATGAGGGAGATTATTACTCTTCTCGGTGGAAGGGTAGCAGAGAAACTTGTTTTGGAGGATGTATCAACTGGAGCATCGTCAGACATAAAGCGTGCAACCAAGATTGCAAGGGATATGGTTACAAAGTATGGCATGTCTGATAAACTTGGTCCTATGACATTTGGGACAGAGCAGGAAGAGGTATTTTTAGGCAGAGACCTTGCACTTGCAAGAAATTACTCTGAAGAGGTTGCAGCTGAGATAGATAGAGAAATCAAGAGTATAATTGAAGAGGCTTATAAAAAAGCTGAGGAGATACTAAAACAAAACATTGACAAACTCCACAAGGTGGCGAATGCACTTTTAGAGAAGGAAAAGCTGACAGGCGAAGAGTTCAGAAAGCTTGTATTCGAAGATGCACAGCCACAGCCTGCGTAA
- the mfd gene encoding transcription-repair coupling factor has translation MLKIFEKLDEFLKIEKAISKKSLPILVTNLGEMGKALLVHAICQKFNKKVLFITHQKSKSEWEKRFKNLFDKVIVLQERENPLINSFAKSKDSEIQRAEEFVRIFEEGFDVLILSPQNLLEKYSDFKFESLILEENKELGFEEFLTTLTRYGYERVKVVEKKGQFSQKGGIVDIYPIFSKYPVRIEFFGDTIDTIRYFDVETQKSFERVCYVKIYKACEWDLSIDFSDGIKKIVADFKKLQNKLKGDARKNLEESFKDVIDGAELKIDRLYPYYYQNFRSIFDIFGDCFVIIDEYTQVYGSLKTFEEQTEDLYKDLLEKGYVLTKMAGCYFKVYDILEKLSSSIILQTFAQSIKEIQVKDIFSFNNLREIPSYNGQKELLIEDIKYYQSKGYLINVFAGSETSLEDLKSELEKSRIEFNKADEVLTDRQGVYLLPRSVEKGIEIQNLKWVCLSFFNVEKKKGKDVKKRPKSKKETFYTIEDLKYGSYVVHRTYGIGKFLGFEKITVEGVTKEYLKLEYANNSYLYVPTTNLDVIEKYIGTDDSEPKLSKLGTLEWQKQKQKVRKSLEVVAKDIVELYAKRQLKKGFKFSPDTIWQKEFEEKFPYTETEGQLQAIEEIKKDMESEKPMDRILCGDVGYGKTEVAMRAAFKAVMDSKQVAVLVPTTILAQQHYMTFVQRMKDFPITIEVLSRLKSESQQKKILKALKDGTIDIIIGTHRLLSNDVKFKDLGLLIIDEEHKFGVEHKEKIKKLKENVDVLTLTATPIPRTLNMALLGIRDLSIIEDPPEDRFPVQTFVMEYNEKVIKEAILKEVSRGGQVFYLYNRVKDIEEVVNRLQALLGEDIKIAYAHGQMDERQLEEVLIDFINGKYDVLVCTTIIESGVDMPNVNTLIVEDADRLGLAQLYQLRGRVGRSNKLAYAYFTFRKDKVLSEEAAKRLSAIKEFTELGSGFKIAMRDLEIRGAGSIVGKLQHGHINAVGYDMYIRLLSEEIRRLKGEEIQPEIEPQIDIRVNAYISSEYIDDDKERINMYKKISSIDTKEDVQEIYDELIDRFGDIPKEVDNLIKIAYIKFLCKRLGILSISQNDSEKVKLQFVAQENILLIKTLLCEKGILYSEGKDGTLIFSLSKDSLDFLVNLLEDLVEKVC, from the coding sequence TTATAACGCATCAAAAAAGCAAAAGCGAGTGGGAAAAGAGGTTTAAAAATCTTTTTGACAAGGTAATAGTTTTACAAGAGAGAGAAAATCCTCTTATAAACTCATTTGCAAAGAGCAAGGATTCTGAGATCCAAAGAGCGGAGGAGTTTGTCAGAATTTTTGAAGAAGGATTTGATGTGCTTATTTTAAGCCCTCAAAATTTGCTTGAAAAGTATTCTGATTTTAAGTTTGAGTCTCTCATCCTTGAAGAGAACAAGGAGTTAGGCTTTGAGGAATTTTTAACCACACTTACAAGGTATGGTTATGAAAGAGTTAAGGTTGTTGAGAAAAAAGGTCAATTTTCCCAAAAAGGTGGAATAGTAGATATATACCCTATTTTCAGCAAATACCCTGTTAGAATAGAATTCTTTGGTGATACAATTGACACTATAAGGTATTTTGATGTTGAGACTCAAAAGTCGTTTGAAAGGGTCTGTTATGTAAAGATTTATAAAGCTTGTGAGTGGGATTTAAGTATTGACTTTTCGGATGGTATTAAAAAGATAGTAGCAGATTTTAAAAAACTTCAAAACAAACTCAAAGGTGACGCAAGAAAAAACTTAGAAGAAAGTTTCAAAGATGTAATAGATGGAGCTGAACTCAAAATTGATAGACTATATCCCTATTATTACCAAAATTTTAGGTCCATTTTTGATATTTTCGGCGATTGCTTTGTTATAATTGACGAGTATACTCAGGTTTACGGCAGCTTGAAAACTTTTGAAGAGCAGACTGAAGATCTTTACAAAGACCTTTTAGAAAAAGGATATGTTCTGACAAAAATGGCAGGGTGCTATTTCAAAGTCTATGACATATTGGAAAAACTTTCCTCTTCAATTATCCTTCAAACGTTTGCGCAAAGCATAAAAGAGATTCAAGTAAAAGATATCTTTTCTTTTAATAATCTCCGGGAGATTCCTTCATACAATGGTCAAAAAGAACTTTTAATAGAGGATATAAAGTATTACCAGTCAAAGGGTTATTTGATAAATGTCTTTGCTGGAAGTGAGACTTCACTCGAGGATTTAAAATCAGAACTTGAAAAGAGTAGAATAGAGTTTAACAAGGCAGATGAAGTTTTAACAGATAGACAGGGAGTTTATCTTCTTCCACGGTCGGTTGAAAAAGGGATTGAAATACAAAACTTAAAATGGGTTTGCCTTAGCTTTTTCAATGTTGAAAAGAAAAAAGGAAAAGATGTAAAAAAAAGGCCAAAATCAAAAAAAGAAACGTTTTATACAATTGAAGACTTAAAATACGGAAGCTATGTTGTTCATAGGACATATGGTATAGGAAAATTTTTGGGATTTGAGAAGATCACTGTTGAGGGTGTGACAAAAGAATATTTGAAACTTGAATACGCTAATAACTCTTACTTGTATGTGCCAACCACTAACTTGGATGTAATTGAGAAATATATAGGTACTGATGATTCAGAACCCAAACTCTCAAAGCTTGGAACTTTAGAGTGGCAAAAACAAAAACAAAAAGTCAGAAAGTCACTTGAGGTTGTGGCAAAAGACATAGTTGAGCTGTATGCAAAAAGGCAGCTCAAAAAAGGTTTTAAGTTCTCGCCTGACACCATCTGGCAAAAGGAGTTTGAAGAAAAGTTTCCGTACACCGAAACAGAAGGCCAGCTTCAGGCAATCGAGGAGATTAAAAAAGATATGGAAAGCGAAAAGCCAATGGACAGGATTCTTTGTGGTGATGTTGGGTATGGCAAGACAGAAGTTGCTATGCGCGCAGCATTTAAAGCTGTGATGGACTCAAAGCAGGTAGCGGTGCTTGTTCCAACTACAATCTTGGCTCAGCAGCACTATATGACATTTGTACAACGAATGAAAGATTTTCCAATAACAATTGAAGTGCTTTCGCGTTTAAAAAGTGAGAGCCAGCAAAAGAAGATATTAAAAGCTTTAAAAGACGGTACAATTGATATAATTATTGGAACTCATAGACTTTTATCAAATGATGTAAAGTTCAAAGACTTAGGGCTTTTGATTATTGACGAGGAGCACAAATTTGGAGTTGAACACAAGGAAAAGATAAAAAAATTAAAAGAAAATGTGGACGTTTTGACTCTTACAGCAACACCGATTCCAAGGACACTTAACATGGCACTTTTGGGTATAAGAGATTTGAGTATTATTGAAGACCCACCAGAAGACAGGTTTCCTGTGCAGACTTTTGTCATGGAGTACAATGAAAAGGTGATAAAAGAAGCAATCTTAAAAGAGGTTTCAAGGGGGGGTCAAGTATTTTACCTTTACAACAGGGTAAAAGATATAGAAGAAGTGGTAAATAGGCTTCAAGCACTTTTAGGGGAAGATATCAAGATTGCCTATGCGCATGGTCAGATGGATGAAAGACAATTAGAAGAGGTGCTTATTGACTTTATAAACGGCAAATATGATGTACTTGTCTGCACAACAATAATTGAATCAGGTGTTGATATGCCAAATGTCAATACACTCATTGTGGAGGATGCAGACAGACTTGGTCTTGCCCAGCTTTACCAGCTTCGTGGAAGGGTTGGGCGATCAAACAAGCTTGCGTATGCATATTTCACATTCAGAAAAGACAAAGTGCTTTCTGAGGAGGCTGCAAAAAGGCTTTCTGCTATAAAGGAGTTTACAGAGCTGGGCTCAGGTTTTAAGATTGCAATGAGAGACCTTGAAATAAGAGGTGCAGGCTCGATTGTGGGGAAGCTCCAACATGGGCACATTAATGCTGTTGGTTATGACATGTATATAAGACTTTTGTCAGAAGAGATTAGAAGGCTCAAAGGCGAAGAGATCCAGCCGGAGATTGAGCCGCAGATAGATATAAGGGTAAATGCTTATATTAGTAGTGAATATATCGATGATGACAAGGAAAGAATTAACATGTACAAGAAGATTTCTTCTATTGATACAAAAGAAGATGTTCAAGAAATCTATGATGAGCTTATTGACCGATTTGGAGATATTCCAAAAGAGGTTGACAATCTCATAAAAATTGCTTATATTAAGTTCCTCTGCAAAAGATTAGGAATTCTCTCTATTTCACAAAACGATAGCGAAAAGGTTAAGTTACAATTTGTGGCCCAGGAAAACATTCTTTTGATCAAGACCTTGCTTTGTGAAAAAGGTATTTTATACAGCGAAGGTAAAGATGGCACATTGATATTTTCTTTGTCGAAAGATTCTTTGGACTTTTTAGTAAATCTTTTGGAAGATTTAGTTGAAAAAGTTTGCTGA
- a CDS encoding sporulation transcriptional regulator SpoIIID, protein MKKDIEKRTLLAAELLIRYNSTVRKVAKVLGVSKSTVHNDLTYRLNKINKWLYKQVRAILEKNKQERHIRGGEATKKKYSAKKEQLVSKNSGII, encoded by the coding sequence TTGAAAAAGGATATAGAAAAAAGGACGCTTTTAGCAGCTGAACTTTTAATTAGGTACAATTCAACTGTTAGAAAGGTTGCTAAGGTCTTAGGTGTGTCAAAGTCAACAGTTCACAATGATCTTACCTACCGCCTTAATAAAATAAACAAATGGCTTTATAAGCAGGTAAGAGCAATTCTTGAGAAAAACAAGCAAGAAAGACATATTCGTGGTGGTGAAGCGACAAAGAAGAAGTATTCTGCAAAAAAAGAGCAGCTTGTATCAAAAAATAGTGGTATAATATAA
- the glnA gene encoding type I glutamate--ammonia ligase: MKNYTKEDIIRICKEQDVKFIRLQFVDIFGILKNVAVPVEQLEAVLNNEIMFDGSSIEGFVRIQESDMYLRPDLNTFTIFPWRPTPNKVARLICDVYLPDGTPFPGCPRGVLKKMLKKAEEMGFKFYVGPEIEFFLFLTDENGNPTLQTHDKGGYFDLAPVDLGEDARRDMVLTLEEMGFEIEASHHEVAPGQHEIDFKYDDALYTADNVVTFKLVVKTIAQRHGLHATFMPKPIFGINGSGMHTNMSLARVSDGKNAFLDPNDKLQLSKEAYYFIGGLMKHAREFALVTNPLVNSYKRLVPGYEAPVYIAWSPRNRSPLIRVPAKRGQATRVELRCPDPSANPYLAFAAVLAAGLDGIKNKIEPPEPIEENIFIMTDEERAKRGIGSLPGSLEEAIKEFENSQLMRETLGDHIFEKYLEAKKLEWDDYRTKVHQWEIDAYLTKY; encoded by the coding sequence ATGAAGAACTACACCAAGGAAGACATTATTCGCATCTGCAAAGAACAGGATGTTAAATTTATCAGACTCCAGTTTGTAGACATTTTCGGTATTTTAAAGAACGTTGCTGTTCCAGTTGAGCAGCTGGAAGCTGTACTGAACAATGAGATTATGTTTGACGGCTCATCAATTGAAGGTTTTGTAAGAATTCAAGAATCTGACATGTATTTAAGACCAGACCTAAATACATTTACAATCTTTCCATGGAGACCAACACCAAACAAGGTCGCAAGACTTATTTGTGATGTATATCTACCAGATGGTACACCATTCCCTGGCTGTCCACGTGGTGTTTTGAAAAAGATGCTCAAAAAAGCAGAGGAAATGGGCTTTAAATTCTATGTTGGTCCAGAGATTGAGTTCTTCTTGTTCTTGACAGACGAAAATGGCAATCCAACCTTGCAGACACATGACAAAGGCGGATACTTCGATTTGGCCCCGGTTGATTTAGGCGAGGATGCAAGAAGAGATATGGTTTTGACATTAGAGGAAATGGGATTTGAGATAGAGGCATCTCACCATGAGGTTGCACCTGGCCAGCACGAGATTGACTTCAAATATGATGACGCACTCTACACAGCTGACAACGTTGTTACATTTAAACTTGTTGTAAAGACAATTGCACAAAGACATGGGCTTCATGCAACATTCATGCCAAAGCCAATATTTGGTATTAACGGTTCTGGTATGCACACAAATATGTCTCTTGCAAGGGTTTCTGATGGCAAGAATGCGTTCTTGGACCCAAATGACAAGCTTCAACTTTCAAAAGAAGCATACTATTTCATTGGTGGTCTTATGAAACACGCAAGAGAGTTTGCACTTGTTACAAATCCGCTTGTAAATTCGTACAAGAGACTTGTGCCAGGTTATGAAGCTCCTGTTTACATTGCATGGTCACCAAGAAACAGAAGCCCACTTATAAGAGTTCCAGCAAAGAGAGGTCAAGCAACAAGAGTTGAGCTGAGATGTCCAGATCCATCAGCAAATCCATACCTTGCATTTGCAGCAGTTTTAGCAGCAGGGCTTGATGGAATAAAGAATAAGATTGAGCCACCAGAGCCAATTGAAGAGAACATCTTTATTATGACCGATGAAGAAAGGGCAAAGCGTGGCATTGGTAGCCTGCCAGGAAGCCTTGAGGAGGCAATTAAAGAGTTTGAGAATAGCCAGCTCATGAGAGAAACTCTTGGCGACCATATATTTGAGAAGTACTTAGAAGCAAAGAAACTCGAATGGGATGACTACAGAACAAAGGTACATCAATGGGAGATTGATGCATATCTTACAAAGTACTAA
- the hpt gene encoding hypoxanthine phosphoribosyltransferase, with the protein MAVRDITLKVKEILITEEQIRQKVKELGQKISEDYKDSDDFLMVCILKGGVVFMADLLRQITIPVKIEFMAVSSYGNSTSSSGIVRILKDLDTSIEGKDVLLVEDIVDTGLTLKYITEYLKGRRPRSLRICAMLDKPSRRKVDVEIHYKGFEIPDKFVIGYGLDYAGLYRNLPYIGVLE; encoded by the coding sequence ATGGCAGTGAGAGATATAACATTGAAAGTAAAAGAGATTTTGATAACAGAAGAACAAATTCGTCAAAAAGTAAAAGAGCTTGGTCAGAAAATATCTGAGGACTATAAAGATAGTGATGATTTCTTGATGGTGTGCATATTGAAAGGTGGAGTTGTGTTCATGGCAGATTTGCTGAGGCAAATAACCATTCCTGTTAAGATAGAATTCATGGCTGTTTCCAGCTATGGTAACTCAACATCTTCATCAGGTATAGTCAGAATACTCAAAGACCTTGACACGAGCATTGAAGGAAAGGACGTTTTACTTGTTGAGGACATTGTCGACACAGGCCTTACTCTAAAATACATCACGGAATACTTAAAAGGGAGAAGACCGCGAAGTCTCAGGATTTGTGCCATGCTTGACAAACCAAGTAGAAGGAAGGTTGATGTAGAGATACATTATAAAGGGTTTGAGATACCAGACAAGTTTGTTATAGGTTATGGTTTGGATTATGCAGGGCTTTATAGGAATCTACCATATATTGGTGTCTTAGAATGA